ATTAAAAGCATATTGAGAGTATATGCTTTGCTAAGTTCCATTAAATCAACATACGGGTAAATTCTTCCTAAGACACACTGACCTTGGCACCCAACACACAACGcacaataattaatttctaGCAATAGTACGGTCTGATTTAGTGAAAAACAATATAATTCAATGGTCAACAATTAGGTAGAAAGTATACATGATTAATAAATCGTGTTGTCAGTTTTCGTGTGTAATCAACATTGATTTTTGGATGCATTCAAGCTGagcagccacatccacatgcatCTCCACTGGAGGTAATGACAGGTCCGGGTCCAAAATTTCCGGGAATTTCGGGAACGGGTATTGTAGGACCGTCGGCACTCCAGCCTTGCGGGCAGTCTGGATCAAATCCGTTTTCTCCGTTGTTCGGAATGATAGGTCCGGGACCGAAAGGTCCGGGATATGTGGGTATCCAAGGACCGTCGAGCTTCCAACCTGGTGGATTCCACGATGCACATCCGCAGGGCTTTCGAGCAGTTGGAGGTGTTTGCCTAATCGGACCGCCGGGATTCCAGCCCGAAGGTTCTGGCGAACCACATCCACATGGTTTCTTGGTGGTTGAGACGATTGGGATTATAGGACCGCCAGGATTCCAGCCTGGTGGGTGAGTTTCCCCACATCCACATGGCTTTCGGGTGGTGGTCGAAGGTGTGGTcactggaggaggaggtggacgAGTACTAGGTGGATTGGGTTTTCGAGTGGTGCTTTCTGTACAACCGCAGGGTGGACGAGTCTTCTCAGTACTAGGTGGATTAGGTCTTTGAGTGGTGCTTTCTGTACAACCGCAAGGTGGACGAGTCTTCTCAGTACTAGGTGGATTGGGTTTTTGAGTGGTGCTTTCTGTACAACCGCAAGGTGGACGAGTCTTCTCAGTACTAGGTGGATTAGGTTTTTGAGTGGTGCTTTCTGTACAACCGCAAGGTGGACGAGTCTTCTCAGTACTAGGTGGATTAGGTTTTTGAGTGGTGCTTTCTGTACAACCGCAAGGTGGACGAGTCTTCTCAGTACTAGGTGGATTAGGTTTTTGAGTGGTGCTTTCTGTACAACCGCAAGGTGGACGAGTCTTCTCAGTACTAGGTGGATTAGGTTTTTGAGTGGTGCTTTCTGTACAACCGCAAGGTGGACGAGTCTTCTCAGTACTAGGTGGATTAGGTTTTTGAGTGGTGCTTTCTGTACAACCGCAAGGTGGACGAGTCTTCTCAGTACTAGGTGGATTAGGTTTTTGAGTGGTGCTTTCTGTACAACCGCAAGGTGGACGAGTCTTCTCAGTACTAGGTGGATTAGGTTTTTGAGTGGTGCTTTCTGTACAACCGCAAGGTGGACGAGTCTTCTCAGTACTAGGTGGATTAGGTTTTTGAGTGGTGCTTTCTGTACAACCGCAAGGTGGACGAGTCTTCTCAGTACTAGGTGGATTAGGTTTTTGAGTGGTGCTTTCTGTACAACCGCAAGGTGGACGAGTCTTCTCAGTACTAGGTGGATTAGGTTTTTGAGTGGTGCTTTCTGTACAACCGC
This portion of the Drosophila santomea strain STO CAGO 1482 chromosome 3L, Prin_Dsan_1.1, whole genome shotgun sequence genome encodes:
- the LOC120447796 gene encoding mucin-2 — translated: MKLTVVCLVVSFFLLQYAEHSEACLEVIEKALGLEPCNEGGHEGHREPRRGGARLGPGPVRNTRRIVTRRHENPRPEQHPTRRWKPHRRTRKPTNPRSPCEENTTRRNNPPCTCTESTTQKPNPPSTEKTRPPCGCTESTTQKPNPPSTEKTRPPCGCTESTTQKPNPPSTEKTRPPCGCTESTTQKPNPPSTEKTRPPCGCTESTTQKPNPPSTEKTRPPCGCTESTTQKPNPPSTEKTRPPCGCTESTTQKPNPPSTEKTRPPCGCTESTTQKPNPPSTEKTRPPCGCTESTTQKPNPPSTEKTRPPCGCTESTTQKPNPPSTEKTRPPCGCTESTTQKPNPPSTEKTRPPCGCTESTTQKPNPPSTEKTRPPCGCTESTTQKPNPPSTEKTRPPCGCTESTTQKPNPPSTEKTRPPCGCTESTTQKPNPPSTEKTRPPCGCTESTTQRPNPPSTEKTRPPCGCTESTTRKPNPPSTRPPPPPVTTPSTTTRKPCGCGETHPPGWNPGGPIIPIVSTTKKPCGCGSPEPSGWNPGGPIRQTPPTARKPCGCASWNPPGWKLDGPWIPTYPGPFGPGPIIPNNGENGFDPDCPQGWSADGPTIPVPEIPGNFGPGPVITSSGDACGCGCSA